In the genome of Entelurus aequoreus isolate RoL-2023_Sb linkage group LG08, RoL_Eaeq_v1.1, whole genome shotgun sequence, one region contains:
- the LOC133655954 gene encoding triosephosphate isomerase translates to MARRFFVGGNWKMNGDKESLEALIGSLNAANLHDDTEVVCAAPSVYLNFVRSHLDPRISVAAQNCYKVAKGAFTGEISPAMIKDCGADWVLLGHSERRHVFGESDELIGQKVAHALQSGLCMIACIGETLEERESGTTEDVVYAQTQAIADNVTDWAKVVLAYEPVWAIGTGRTASPEQAQEVHEKLRAWLRANVADDVADSVRIIYGGSVTAANCRELASQEDVDGFLVGGASLKLEFVDIVNARA, encoded by the exons ATGGCCCGGAGGTTCTTCGTGGGAGGAAACTGGAAGATGAACGGCGACAAGGAGAGTTTAGAGGCGCTCATCGGCAGCCTGAATGCCGCCAACCTGCACGACGACACCG AGGTGGTTTGCGCGGCCCCTTCCGTCTACCTGAACTTTGTTCGCTCCCATCTGGACCCCCGCATCAGCGTTGCGGCCCAGAACTGCTACAAGGTAGCCAAGGGAGCGTTTACAGGGGAGATCAG CCCGGCCATGATCAAGGACTGCGGTGCGGACTGGGTACTTCTGGGACATTCGGAGCGCCGCCACGTGTTTGGTGAAAGCGACGAGCTGATTGGCCAAAAG GTGGCTCACGCTCTGCAAAGTGGCCTTTGCATGATCGCATGCATCGGGGAGACACTGGAAGAGCGCGAGAGCGGCACCACCGAAGACGTCGTGTACGCTCAGACGCAAGCCATCGCAG ACAATGTGACGGACTGGGCCAAAGTTGTTTTAGCCTATGAGCCCGTGTGGGCCATCGGCACGGGCAGGACGGCCTCACCTGAGCAG GCTCAGGAGGTCCACGAGAAACTCAGGGCGTGGCTCAGAGCCAACGTGGCAGACGATGTGGCCGACTCGGTGCGCATCATCTATGGAG GTTCCGTCACGGCAGCCAACTGCAGAGAGTTGGCGTCTCAGGAGGATGTGGACGGCTTCCTGGTGGGCGGCGCCTCGCTGAAGCTGGAGTTTGTTGACATCGTCAACGCGCGCGCTTGA